A DNA window from Eretmochelys imbricata isolate rEreImb1 chromosome 3, rEreImb1.hap1, whole genome shotgun sequence contains the following coding sequences:
- the GGPS1 gene encoding geranylgeranyl pyrophosphate synthase isoform X1, producing the protein MEGMEETSERILLEPYKYLLQLPGKQVRTKLSQAFNHWLNVPEDKIQVIIEVTEMLHNASLLIDDIEDNSKLRRGFPVAHSIYGIPSVINSANYVYFLGLQKVLTLDHPDAVKVFTRQLLELHQGQGLDIYWRDTYTCPTEAEYKAMVLQKTGGLFGLAVGLMQLFSHYKRDLKPLLNTLGLFFQIRDDYANLHSKEYSENKSFCEDLTEGKFSFPTIHAIWSRPESTQVQNILRQRTENVDIKKYCVHYLENVGSFEYTRQTLKKLESEAYKQIESLGGNPELVALVEHLSKMFKENEN; encoded by the exons GTAAGCAAGTGAGAACCAAACTGTCACAGGCCTTTAATCACTGGCTGAATGTTCCAGAAGATAAAATACAG GTTATTATTGAAGTGACAGAGATGTTGCACAATGCCAGCTTACTCATAGATGACATTGAAGATAACTCAAAGCTACGACGGGGCTTTCCAGTGGCTCATAGCATCTATGGAATTCCGTCTGTAATAAATTCTGCTAATTATGTGTATTTCCTTGGCCTACAGAAGGTTTTAACACTTGATCACCCAGATGCTGTGAAAGTGTTCACTCGTCAGCTGCTGGAACTCCATCAGGGCCAGGGTTTGGATATTTACTGGAGAGATACATACACCTGTCCTACAGAAGCAGAGTATAAAGCCATGGTGCTACAAAAGACAGGTGGTCTCTTTGGATTAGCTGTGGGCCTCATGCAGCTCTTTTCCCATTATAAAAGAGACTTAAAACCACTCCTTAATACACTTGGGCTCTTCTTCCAAATACGAGACGACTATGCTAATTTACACTCCAAAGAATATAGTGAGAACAAGAGTTTTTGTGAAGATTTAACTGAGGGAAAGTTCTCATTCCCAACTATTCATGCTATTTGGTCCAGACCTGAAAGCACTCAGGTGCAGAATATTTTGCGTCAAAGGACAGAAAATGTAGACATCAAAAAATACTGCGTACATTACCTTGAGAATGTAGGTTCCTTTGAGTACACTCGACAAACGCTGAAAAAGCTTGAATCTGAAGCATATAAACAGATTGAGTCACTTGGGGGAAACCCTGAACTTGTAGCACTAGTTGAACACTTAAGCAAAATgttcaaagaaaatgaaaattaa
- the GGPS1 gene encoding geranylgeranyl pyrophosphate synthase isoform X2, which yields MLHNASLLIDDIEDNSKLRRGFPVAHSIYGIPSVINSANYVYFLGLQKVLTLDHPDAVKVFTRQLLELHQGQGLDIYWRDTYTCPTEAEYKAMVLQKTGGLFGLAVGLMQLFSHYKRDLKPLLNTLGLFFQIRDDYANLHSKEYSENKSFCEDLTEGKFSFPTIHAIWSRPESTQVQNILRQRTENVDIKKYCVHYLENVGSFEYTRQTLKKLESEAYKQIESLGGNPELVALVEHLSKMFKENEN from the coding sequence ATGTTGCACAATGCCAGCTTACTCATAGATGACATTGAAGATAACTCAAAGCTACGACGGGGCTTTCCAGTGGCTCATAGCATCTATGGAATTCCGTCTGTAATAAATTCTGCTAATTATGTGTATTTCCTTGGCCTACAGAAGGTTTTAACACTTGATCACCCAGATGCTGTGAAAGTGTTCACTCGTCAGCTGCTGGAACTCCATCAGGGCCAGGGTTTGGATATTTACTGGAGAGATACATACACCTGTCCTACAGAAGCAGAGTATAAAGCCATGGTGCTACAAAAGACAGGTGGTCTCTTTGGATTAGCTGTGGGCCTCATGCAGCTCTTTTCCCATTATAAAAGAGACTTAAAACCACTCCTTAATACACTTGGGCTCTTCTTCCAAATACGAGACGACTATGCTAATTTACACTCCAAAGAATATAGTGAGAACAAGAGTTTTTGTGAAGATTTAACTGAGGGAAAGTTCTCATTCCCAACTATTCATGCTATTTGGTCCAGACCTGAAAGCACTCAGGTGCAGAATATTTTGCGTCAAAGGACAGAAAATGTAGACATCAAAAAATACTGCGTACATTACCTTGAGAATGTAGGTTCCTTTGAGTACACTCGACAAACGCTGAAAAAGCTTGAATCTGAAGCATATAAACAGATTGAGTCACTTGGGGGAAACCCTGAACTTGTAGCACTAGTTGAACACTTAAGCAAAATgttcaaagaaaatgaaaattaa